The Deferribacterota bacterium genome includes a region encoding these proteins:
- a CDS encoding MIP/aquaporin family protein encodes MSLHIFLAEFLGTALLVLLGDGVVANVLLSKSKGENSGWIVITAGWGFAVMVGVYVSGWVSGAHINPAVTIGFAAIGKLDIALVPIYIIAQVLGAFFGAIFVYLAYLDHFKETKDSLAILSVFSTVPQIRNFIKNLITEIIGTMVLLIGVLGVTNENNLIGSLGALIIGLVVFSIGLSLGGPTGYAINPARDLGPRLAHYLLPIPNKGNSDFRYGIIVPIIGPIIGGIIGSYIYLFFIP; translated from the coding sequence ATGAGCTTGCATATCTTTTTAGCTGAATTTTTAGGAACTGCCCTATTAGTATTGTTAGGTGATGGTGTTGTAGCTAATGTTTTATTGAGCAAGAGCAAAGGTGAAAATAGTGGTTGGATAGTTATCACAGCAGGTTGGGGTTTTGCTGTTATGGTAGGTGTTTACGTATCAGGTTGGGTGAGTGGTGCACATATAAATCCAGCTGTTACTATAGGATTTGCTGCTATTGGAAAGCTTGATATTGCACTTGTTCCTATTTATATAATTGCCCAAGTTTTAGGTGCTTTCTTTGGGGCTATCTTTGTTTATTTAGCATATTTAGATCACTTTAAAGAAACTAAGGATAGCTTAGCTATACTATCAGTTTTTTCTACAGTACCACAAATTAGAAACTTCATTAAGAATTTAATAACAGAAATTATAGGCACAATGGTTCTGCTTATAGGAGTATTGGGGGTAACTAATGAAAATAATCTTATTGGTTCATTAGGTGCATTAATTATCGGTTTAGTTGTCTTTTCTATTGGTTTAAGCCTTGGAGGTCCCACAGGTTATGCTATAAATCCTGCTAGAGATTTAGGCCCTAGATTGGCTCACTATTTATTGCCTATCCCAAATAAAGGGAATTCAGATTTTAGATATGGCATTATTGTACCCATAATAGGACCTATTATAGGTGGCATTATTGGCAGCTATATTTATCTTTTTTTTATTCCTTAA
- the groL gene encoding chaperonin GroEL (60 kDa chaperone family; promotes refolding of misfolded polypeptides especially under stressful conditions; forms two stacked rings of heptamers to form a barrel-shaped 14mer; ends can be capped by GroES; misfolded proteins enter the barrel where they are refolded when GroES binds) produces the protein MAKEIKYSEEARRAIAKGVDTLANAVKVTLGPKGRNVVIEKKFGSPTVTKDGVTVAKEIELKDPYENLGAQMVKEVASKTSDIAGDGTTTATILAQAIYREGMKNVVAGANPMEIKRGIDKAVDVIVKKLGEISKDIQDKKEIAQVGTISANNDHEIGNIIAEAMDKVGKDGVITTEENKSIETTLDIVEGMQFDRGYISPYFVTNPDTMECVLEDAYILIHDKKISNMKDLLPILEQLAKQNAKFLIIAEDIEGEALATLVVNKLRGTLNCSAVKAPGFGDRRKEMLQDIAVLTGGQVISEELGLKLENVKFSDLGKAKRIVIDKENTTIVEGAGKKEDIEARVNQIKKQIEETTSDYDREKLQERLAKLVGGVAVIKVGAATETEMKEKKARVEDALNATKAAVEEGIVPGGGVAFLRALDALENFKLEGDEQIGVEIVKRALIYPVKQIAENAGYEGSIVVNKIRESKDTTYGFDAYNERYTNLIEVGIIDPTKVARCALQNASSVAGLMLTTEALITEIPEKKEEAPAMPGAGAPGMGMY, from the coding sequence ATGGCAAAAGAAATAAAGTATAGCGAAGAAGCAAGAAGAGCAATAGCAAAGGGTGTTGATACCTTAGCAAATGCTGTTAAAGTTACATTAGGCCCAAAGGGGAGAAATGTTGTTATTGAAAAAAAATTTGGTTCCCCAACAGTTACTAAAGATGGTGTAACTGTTGCCAAAGAGATTGAGTTGAAGGATCCCTATGAAAATTTAGGTGCACAAATGGTTAAAGAGGTTGCATCTAAAACTAGTGATATAGCTGGTGATGGAACAACTACTGCAACAATATTAGCTCAAGCTATCTATAGGGAAGGTATGAAAAATGTAGTTGCAGGTGCAAATCCTATGGAAATCAAGAGAGGTATTGATAAAGCTGTTGATGTAATTGTTAAAAAATTGGGTGAGATATCAAAAGATATCCAAGATAAAAAAGAGATAGCTCAAGTTGGTACAATTTCTGCAAATAATGACCATGAAATTGGTAATATAATTGCAGAAGCTATGGATAAAGTTGGAAAAGATGGGGTAATTACCACAGAGGAAAACAAATCAATTGAAACTACCTTAGATATAGTAGAAGGTATGCAATTTGATAGAGGATATATATCACCTTATTTTGTGACAAATCCAGATACAATGGAATGTGTATTGGAAGACGCTTATATATTAATACATGATAAGAAGATATCTAATATGAAGGATTTATTGCCAATATTAGAACAATTAGCTAAACAAAATGCCAAATTTTTGATAATAGCAGAGGATATAGAGGGTGAAGCACTAGCAACGTTAGTTGTTAATAAACTTAGAGGTACACTAAATTGCTCAGCTGTTAAAGCTCCAGGCTTTGGTGATAGAAGAAAAGAGATGTTGCAAGATATAGCAGTGCTTACAGGTGGCCAAGTAATAAGTGAAGAATTAGGATTAAAATTAGAAAATGTAAAATTTAGTGATTTAGGTAAAGCAAAAAGAATTGTAATAGACAAAGAGAATACAACAATTGTTGAAGGCGCAGGTAAAAAAGAAGATATTGAAGCAAGAGTAAATCAAATTAAAAAACAAATAGAAGAAACAACAAGTGACTATGATAGAGAAAAATTACAAGAAAGATTAGCAAAGTTAGTTGGTGGTGTTGCTGTAATCAAAGTTGGCGCTGCAACTGAGACAGAAATGAAGGAAAAGAAAGCAAGGGTTGAGGATGCATTAAATGCAACAAAAGCTGCTGTTGAAGAAGGTATTGTACCAGGTGGTGGTGTTGCATTTTTAAGAGCATTAGATGCTTTAGAAAATTTTAAACTAGAAGGTGATGAACAAATTGGAGTTGAAATTGTTAAGAGGGCTTTAATTTATCCTGTTAAACAGATTGCAGAAAATGCAGGCTATGAAGGTTCTATTGTTGTAAATAAAATAAGAGAATCAAAAGATACTACCTACGGATTTGATGCTTATAATGAAAGATATACTAATTTAATAGAAGTTGGTATAATTGACCCAACAAAGGTTGCTAGATGTGCATTACAAAATGCATCTTCAGTTGCTGGTCTAATGCTTACAACTGAGGCATTAATAACAGAAATACCAGAAAAGAAAGAAGAAGCTCCAGCTATGCCAGGAGCAGGAGCTCCAGGAATGGGTATGTATTAG